A genomic region of Zea mays cultivar B73 chromosome 6, Zm-B73-REFERENCE-NAM-5.0, whole genome shotgun sequence contains the following coding sequences:
- the LOC100384746 gene encoding uncharacterized protein LOC100384746 — protein sequence MIVQAWRKKRMPSQREQYGDTVHLFIGTGHNPYKITFMPFTLDNNSIVICRGPNSLFIFKSVSLFDATPKLSCSHLRRYINLRIILVYCDADLSPKIPVHTLYSRNTVKSCF from the coding sequence atgatagtacaagcgtggcgcaaaaagcgaatgccaagtcagcgtgaacagtacggggatactgttcacctatttataggcacgggacacaacccatacaaaattacattcatgccctttacacttgataataattctatagtaatctgtcgaggtccaaatagccttttcatctttaagtcggtttcactttttgatgccacgccgaagctttcctgctcacaccttcggcgctatataaaccttcgtattattctggtctactgcgaTGCTGACTTgagtccaaagatacctgttcacacattatactccagaaatactgttaaatcctgtttttga